One genomic segment of Arthrobacter sp. JZ12 includes these proteins:
- a CDS encoding MBL fold metallo-hydrolase has translation MKLTIVGCSGSFPGPQSPASCYLVTVQEDGKTWRILLDLGNGSLGTLQRYMDLRDIDAILLTHLHPDHCMDLCGLHVAVHWNPDGWDRPRIPVWGPAATADRIATAYGLDLDPGMHEDFEFNSWTPRQPVDLGPFTITPYPVLHPAEEAYALRVEVADPGAPGGKRILTYSGDTDACDGLVEAAAGADVFLCEAAFHEGRDDAIRGVHLTGKRAGDVASEASSRRLLLTHLPVWNDAVRTLEEARSSYQGEVAVAVAGVSYLV, from the coding sequence GTGAAACTGACCATCGTCGGATGCAGCGGGTCCTTCCCCGGTCCACAGTCTCCTGCCTCCTGCTACCTCGTCACGGTGCAGGAGGACGGCAAGACCTGGCGCATCCTGCTGGATCTCGGCAATGGCTCCCTCGGAACCCTGCAGCGGTACATGGATCTGCGCGATATCGACGCCATCCTGCTGACCCATCTTCACCCGGATCACTGTATGGATCTGTGTGGGCTCCATGTCGCAGTCCACTGGAACCCGGACGGCTGGGACCGGCCGCGGATCCCGGTCTGGGGTCCGGCCGCCACTGCAGACCGGATCGCCACCGCCTACGGACTGGACCTCGACCCCGGCATGCATGAGGATTTTGAGTTCAACTCCTGGACTCCCAGGCAGCCCGTGGATCTGGGGCCATTCACCATCACTCCGTATCCGGTCCTGCATCCGGCTGAGGAAGCGTACGCGCTGCGTGTTGAAGTGGCCGATCCCGGAGCGCCCGGGGGTAAACGGATCCTGACCTACTCGGGTGACACCGACGCGTGCGACGGCCTGGTTGAAGCAGCGGCCGGCGCCGATGTGTTCCTTTGCGAGGCCGCTTTTCATGAAGGACGTGACGACGCCATCCGCGGAGTCCATCTCACCGGGAAGAGGGCAGGGGATGTTGCGTCCGAGGCTTCCTCCCGGAGGCTGCTGCTCACCCACCTTCCCGTGTGGAATGACGCCGTGCGAACGCTCGAAGAGGCGCGCAGCAGCTACCAGGGGGAGGTCGCCGTCGCCGTGGCAGGAGTGTCCTACCTGGTGTGA
- the murI gene encoding glutamate racemase, which translates to MNWNADDPRYGDAADDAASADLSLPRPTEAPIGIFDSGVGGLTVARAVIDQLPHESVLYVGDTAHGPYGPLPIAEVRAHALGVMDELVDSGVKLLVIACNSASAAVLRDARERYTARYGIPVIEVIQPAVRRAVASTRSGRIGVIGTSATVGSRAYEDTFAAAPHLEIISQACPAFVEYVEAGVTAGREVLETAAHYLRPLQEADVDTLVLGCTHYPLLTGVISYVMGDSVTLVSSAEETAKDVYRALVSHDLLRTGSSEPRHQFVATGDAARFEELARRFLGPEVLSVEHVDHVAARYPTGSMARITPEMIAAARADALPGAGERA; encoded by the coding sequence ATGAATTGGAACGCTGACGATCCCCGGTACGGCGACGCTGCTGATGATGCTGCTTCTGCCGATCTTTCCCTTCCCCGGCCCACCGAGGCCCCCATCGGGATCTTCGATTCGGGCGTCGGCGGCCTGACCGTGGCCCGGGCGGTGATCGACCAGCTGCCGCATGAATCGGTGCTCTATGTAGGAGACACTGCCCACGGTCCCTACGGTCCGCTTCCGATCGCGGAGGTGCGTGCCCACGCTCTCGGCGTCATGGACGAGCTGGTTGATTCAGGGGTGAAGCTCCTCGTCATTGCCTGCAACTCGGCGTCGGCCGCCGTGCTTCGGGATGCGCGGGAACGGTATACCGCCCGGTACGGGATCCCGGTGATCGAGGTCATCCAGCCCGCTGTCCGGCGCGCGGTCGCCTCCACCCGCAGCGGACGGATCGGAGTCATCGGCACCAGCGCCACGGTCGGCTCCCGCGCGTACGAGGACACGTTCGCCGCCGCGCCCCACCTGGAGATCATTTCCCAGGCCTGCCCGGCGTTCGTGGAGTACGTCGAAGCGGGCGTGACCGCCGGCAGGGAAGTGCTGGAAACCGCGGCCCACTACCTCCGTCCGCTGCAGGAGGCCGACGTCGACACGCTGGTTCTGGGCTGCACCCACTACCCGTTGCTCACCGGGGTTATCTCCTACGTCATGGGCGACTCGGTCACCCTGGTGTCCAGCGCTGAGGAAACGGCCAAGGACGTCTACCGGGCGCTGGTCTCCCACGACCTGCTGCGAACCGGCTCCTCCGAGCCCCGGCACCAGTTCGTCGCCACGGGGGACGCCGCGCGTTTCGAGGAACTCGCCCGCCGTTTCCTGGGGCCGGAGGTGCTCAGCGTCGAACACGTTGATCACGTTGCTGCCCGGTATCCGACCGGCAGCATGGCCCGTATCACGCCGGAGATGATTGCAGCAGCGCGCGCCGATGCCCTGCCTGGTGCAGGCGAGCGCGCGTGA
- a CDS encoding DUF2017 domain-containing protein, producing MARAFRTTRRGITGDFESGELKLLRRLFADVVQLLEPEKRKDEDPLAAMVGIDPEAERPADSAVARLLPDAVRNDDDGALEFRRLTERSLREEKVGALRAAALLMEKPQVVLTPEQAQLLAKALTDVRLVLADRLDIQTDEDAARLHDIADLEDAEDLESYLALVYNFVTWVQEGLVQALLSSAGHPSGER from the coding sequence GTGGCTCGTGCTTTCCGGACAACCCGGCGTGGAATTACCGGCGACTTCGAGTCGGGTGAACTGAAGCTGCTGCGGCGGCTGTTTGCCGACGTCGTGCAGTTGCTTGAGCCGGAAAAGCGGAAGGACGAGGATCCGCTGGCCGCGATGGTGGGCATTGATCCCGAGGCTGAGCGCCCCGCGGACAGTGCGGTTGCCCGCCTGCTCCCTGACGCGGTACGGAACGACGACGACGGCGCGCTCGAATTCCGCCGCCTCACCGAACGCTCCCTTCGTGAAGAGAAGGTGGGCGCCCTGCGCGCCGCAGCCCTTCTGATGGAGAAGCCGCAGGTGGTCCTGACCCCGGAACAGGCGCAGTTGCTGGCCAAAGCCCTTACTGATGTACGCCTGGTCCTGGCGGACCGGCTGGATATCCAAACCGACGAGGACGCCGCCCGGCTGCACGACATCGCTGACCTTGAGGACGCCGAGGATCTCGAGTCCTACCTTGCCCTCGTCTATAACTTCGTCACCTGGGTCCAGGAGGGACTGGTCCAGGCGCTCCTCTCGTCGGCCGGACACCCCTCCGGCGAGCGATGA
- the rdgB gene encoding RdgB/HAM1 family non-canonical purine NTP pyrophosphatase, whose translation MPEQPTTQARLVLATRNAGKLRELRALLRGKVPGLDVDTQVVDAAAAGAPDVVESGTTFEENALLKARAVAEATGLPAVADDSGLAVDVLGGAPGIFSARWAGRHGDDSANLELLLNQLADIPENRRAAQFVCAAALAVPGGTEVVKRGELRGSLLTEPRGDGGFGYDPLLQPEGMDRSCAELSPEEKNAISHRARAFADLLPELIDVLR comes from the coding sequence GTGCCTGAACAGCCGACAACGCAGGCACGGCTGGTCCTAGCCACCCGCAACGCAGGCAAGCTTCGTGAACTCCGCGCCCTGTTGAGGGGCAAGGTTCCGGGGCTCGACGTCGACACGCAGGTTGTTGACGCTGCTGCGGCAGGTGCGCCGGACGTGGTCGAAAGCGGGACGACCTTCGAGGAAAACGCCCTCCTGAAGGCTCGGGCCGTCGCCGAAGCAACCGGCCTCCCTGCAGTCGCCGACGACTCAGGCCTTGCGGTGGACGTGCTTGGGGGAGCCCCCGGAATCTTCTCGGCTCGCTGGGCAGGCAGGCACGGCGACGATTCCGCCAATCTGGAGCTGCTGCTGAACCAGCTGGCCGACATCCCGGAAAACCGGCGTGCGGCCCAATTCGTGTGCGCTGCGGCGCTCGCCGTTCCCGGCGGTACCGAGGTCGTCAAGCGCGGGGAATTGCGGGGCAGCCTGTTGACCGAACCACGCGGCGACGGCGGATTCGGGTACGATCCGCTCCTGCAGCCGGAGGGAATGGACCGCAGCTGCGCCGAGCTGTCACCGGAGGAGAAGAACGCTATCAGCCATCGCGCGCGGGCGTTCGCCGACCTGCTGCCGGAGCTCATCGACGTCCTCCGCTGA
- the rph gene encoding ribonuclease PH has translation MTSPSSSASASGSVSGSNPAGGSVRADGRAPDQLRPISITRGWSNQAEGSALIEFGNTRVLCTASLTAGVPRWLKGEGKGWVTAEYAMLPRATNTRSDRESVKGRIGGRTHEISRLIGRSLRSIIDTRALGENTIVLDCDVLQADGGTRTAAITGAYVALADAIRYAKEHAIIPQSARPLTDTVAAVSVGIIDGVPMLDLPYVEDVRAETDMNVVVTGSGSFVEVQGTAEGTPFDRAELDALLDLALLGTAQLAEIQRQTLGEVTGA, from the coding sequence ATGACTTCCCCCTCCTCTTCTGCCTCCGCGTCCGGTTCTGTGTCCGGTTCCAACCCGGCCGGCGGGTCAGTACGCGCCGATGGCCGCGCGCCCGACCAGCTCAGGCCGATCAGCATCACGCGCGGGTGGTCGAACCAGGCCGAGGGCTCTGCACTGATCGAATTCGGCAACACCCGCGTCCTCTGCACGGCATCACTGACTGCGGGCGTGCCCCGATGGCTCAAGGGCGAGGGCAAGGGCTGGGTGACGGCCGAGTATGCCATGCTTCCCCGGGCCACGAACACCCGTTCGGACCGCGAGTCCGTCAAGGGCCGGATCGGAGGCCGCACCCACGAGATATCCCGCTTGATCGGGCGGTCCCTGCGTTCAATCATCGACACGCGCGCGCTGGGCGAGAACACTATCGTCCTGGACTGCGATGTGCTCCAGGCCGACGGCGGCACCCGCACTGCCGCAATCACGGGCGCCTACGTGGCACTGGCTGATGCCATCCGCTACGCAAAGGAGCATGCGATCATCCCGCAGTCAGCGCGCCCGCTCACCGATACGGTTGCCGCAGTCAGCGTCGGGATCATCGACGGCGTTCCCATGCTGGACCTGCCCTACGTCGAAGATGTCCGCGCCGAAACCGACATGAACGTCGTCGTCACGGGAAGCGGAAGCTTCGTCGAGGTCCAGGGAACGGCGGAGGGCACGCCCTTCGACCGGGCCGAACTGGACGCACTGCTCGACCTCGCGCTGCTGGGAACAGCGCAGCTCGCTGAGATCCAGCGGCAGACGCTGGGCGAGGTTACCGGTGCCTGA
- the clpS gene encoding ATP-dependent Clp protease adapter ClpS, with protein MSVGVLPETHQSEETDVDVATRTDVPWVVIVWNDPVNLMSYVTYVFQTYFGYSEAKARTLMLEVHEQGRSVVSTGSREQAERDTVAMHSYGLWATFQTADA; from the coding sequence ATGAGTGTTGGCGTTCTTCCCGAAACGCACCAGTCTGAGGAGACGGACGTTGACGTGGCTACCCGAACGGACGTGCCGTGGGTGGTGATCGTCTGGAATGACCCGGTGAACCTGATGAGCTACGTTACCTACGTCTTCCAGACCTACTTTGGGTACAGCGAGGCGAAGGCGCGCACCCTCATGCTTGAGGTTCACGAGCAGGGACGTTCAGTGGTCTCCACCGGTTCCCGCGAGCAGGCCGAGCGGGACACGGTTGCCATGCACTCATACGGCCTGTGGGCCACTTTCCAGACAGCGGACGCGTAG
- a CDS encoding DedA family protein — protein MTTHLNLLPMQTGNESTLGSVADWAVSMMETIGAPGAGLAIALENLFPPLPSEVILPLAGFTASQGNFSLFEALFWTTAGSVVGAWLLYLLGVLLGRDRMRRLVAKAPLVDLEDVDSVEAWFNRHGYKAVFFGRMVPIFRSLVSIPAGIERMPVWTFLGLTLAGSLIWNSIFVLSGFYLGENWHIVEQYADIFQKLVIVVVVLVLAFFVVSKVRKLRRKRHAS, from the coding sequence ATGACTACGCACCTGAATCTCCTGCCCATGCAAACCGGAAACGAGTCCACCCTGGGAAGTGTCGCCGACTGGGCCGTCAGCATGATGGAGACTATCGGGGCACCGGGTGCGGGTCTGGCCATAGCGTTGGAGAATCTTTTCCCGCCGCTGCCAAGCGAAGTCATCCTTCCGCTTGCAGGATTCACCGCCAGCCAAGGCAACTTCAGCCTGTTCGAGGCGCTGTTCTGGACCACTGCGGGGTCAGTTGTGGGCGCCTGGCTGCTGTATCTGCTGGGTGTGCTGCTGGGTCGTGACCGGATGCGCCGCCTTGTGGCGAAGGCCCCGCTGGTGGACCTTGAAGACGTCGACAGCGTCGAAGCCTGGTTCAACCGCCACGGATACAAGGCCGTGTTCTTCGGACGCATGGTCCCCATCTTCCGAAGCCTGGTGTCCATTCCCGCAGGGATCGAGCGGATGCCGGTGTGGACCTTCCTCGGCCTCACGCTTGCGGGAAGCCTGATCTGGAACTCCATCTTCGTGCTGTCCGGGTTCTACCTGGGCGAGAACTGGCACATCGTTGAGCAGTATGCGGACATCTTCCAGAAACTGGTGATTGTCGTCGTCGTCCTGGTACTCGCTTTCTTCGTTGTGAGCAAGG